A segment of the Streptomyces sp. P9-A2 genome:
GGGCCGGCCGCGCGGTGGGCCGCGCAGGCCGAGCCCGGCAGCCGTGCCGCCATCGGCGGCCCGGGCGGCCGCTTCTCCGTCGATCCGACGGCGACCTCATGGTGGATCGGCGGCGACGAGAGCGCCCTGCCCGCGATCGCCACCCTGCTCGAGGCGCTGCCGGACGACGTCACCGGTCAGGTGCACCTGGAGGTCGAGGGCCCCGAGGCCCGCATCGGCCTGCCGGCACCTGCCGGTGTCGAGGTGACCTGGCACGACCGGGTGGGCGAGCCGGGCGCCGCCCTCGTCGACGCGCTCCACCGGGCCGGCCTCGGGGACGACACGCACGTCTGGATCGCCTGCGAGGCATCGGCGGTCCGCAAGGCGCGGTCGTACCTCCTCGACGACCGGGTGCTGCCGCGCCCGCACGTAACCACGCGTGGCTACTGGCGCGTGGGCGAGGCCAACCACCCCGACCACGACTTCGGCGAGGACTGACGGACGTGCCCGTCGTGGGCCGGCGGGTGAAGCCGTCCGGCCCACCCGCTGATCGCACCCGGCCGCCCTGGCAAGGCCGTGCGAACAGTGAGGTCAGGCGCGTGCTGCCGGTGGCGCACCCGCTCGTCGAGCTCGGCGGCGGCTGGGATGCCCCGCCGGGCGATTCACGGTCCGCATGACGACGTCAGTGGGCGCGCGGCCGTGACGCTCATATGACGCTCCGGCCCGGTGCAGGCCGTTCCGATACCGGGGAAGTAGCCTCTGAACTGCTGTTTTTCCCGCCTGGAAAATCCGGACGTGTTCCCGATGACGCACCATGTGGAGTGCGTGGCGATTTTGGAGCCTCTCGCAAAGCGGGCCTGACCTGCGGTTTTGCGGCCCGGGTCGGTCGCCCGACCTGTTTCCCTCCATGTAACGGGTCGAGCGGACCGACTGACAGTGATGATGTTCGTGGTGACGCTGCGGGTGGGCCCACACCACTGTTCAGGTGGTTCCCGTCGCCGTGGTCGCTCAGTGGTCGGAAGAGCTGAAGTCGCCCACGGTCCAGGCGCTGACGTCCTCGATCGCAACCCGGTACATCCCGCCCGTCTCCGGGATCCCCACCGTGCCCTGCAGGATCCGGGCGACAAGGAAGTGCAGAGGAGTGGCTGCTTGAGCGGTGACGCTACCGGGTAAGGCAGGCGCTCACGGTCTTGCCGCCGGAGGCCCGGCGGGTGACCGCGGTGGAGCGGGCGAGGCGGTTGACCATGGGCCAGCCGAAGCCACCAGTGCCGCCGTTCAGGTCAGGGGTGCGCATCCGCGGCACATGCCGGCTGGGGTCGTGAACGGCCACCTCGATACTGTCGGGGTGCGCAGTCAGGTCCAGAGTGCAGGTGCCCCCGCCGTGGCGCAGGGCGTTGGTGACGAGCTCGGACACGACCAAGACCACAGTGTCAGCGATTTCCGGCGCCATGGCCGGCTGCCGCAAACCTTCGAGGAAGGCCCGTGCCGTATCGCGTGCGTCGGCAACGGCTGTCGTGAAACGGACGGTTGTGGCATTGACGGTCATCATGTTCATCAGGGTCACCCTGGTCTCTGCATCGTCGATGCCCGGCCTTTGCCTACCCGACCTCTGTGCCCCGCTCCTCCAGCTGCCAACCCGGCAGAGCCGTAGTGCTTGCCGGAGAAACTGACGACCACGGTCGACGTGTGACGGCAAGCTGCCGTGTGCCCGCGTCCCGCCCGTGTCAAGGTGCCGGCCCATGGCCTGATCGAGTCGGGTCCGCGCCGGGTTCGATCAGGCGGTCCATCCGAGGCGACGCCACCGGTCGGGCGAGCACGGGCAGCCGGGCGAACACGAGAGAGTGCCCGCGGGCTGAGGAAGCAGATCCCCGTTGTGGCGCTGACTCGGCAGCAGGAGCGCCAGTCTGCGAATCGTGGCACCAGCACCGGCGTGCACCGCTTCCACGAGCTGCTCGGTCATCGGGCCACGCCCGTCAAGACCGGCGCAGGCCCTCGTGCCACGCCCGTCACCGGCCGGCCTGTCGGTAGATACGGCCGGAAGCATGAATGCCCAGCGGTGGCCGGCACCTGCCGACGGTAGCCGTGGCGCAGTCGGCGGCGCCCCGGGAAGCCCGACGGGCTGCGCGGCTGTGGGTCACTCCGAGCGCCGGACCTGAGCTTCGGGGCTGCCCCGACCATCAAGAGACCGGTCGAGGCGGGTTACCTCATGTTCGAGCACGCAGAAACCTATGCCCGCCAGAGTAGACATTGGGTGGTGGTGTGGTTATGGTTTCTCTCGTAGCCGAGATCGAGCAGGGCCCGGCAGAGACGAACTGCCGGGCAGCAGTACACGCAGGTGCAGTGCGCAGGACGGTGCGGTGGTGGAGTTCCGAAGCCAGAGCGGTTGCAGGACGGCGACGGGACTGACGACCGCACCGGGTGGCCCGCAGTGATCAGGGGCCGCCGTGAGCAGGGCCGCGGTCAACGCGGTGGCAGTACCGGTAAGTGCAGTTCGCGGTACCCAGCAGTGAAGTCAGTGAGCAGCACCTCGGTGAAGGCGTCGGCTGCGGGCGCGCGCACCGGGAGGTTCGGCAGTGGGGTTCCAAGCCAGAGCAGACGCAGAACGGGCGACGGGGCTGGCTGCCGGAGAGTGGCGCTTCACGAGGCCACGGAGCAGTTCGCATCACCAGCAGTACGCAGGAGAGCAGTACCAGCAGTAGGTAAGTGATTGATCCCAGAGGGAAGAACGGAGGACTTCAGCGCCATCAGGATCGCCCGGGCGGAAGCCTTGAACCCGGGTACCGCAGGACATCGATAGTGAGGTGGTCTCCGGTCGAGCAACCGCGATCCCCGCGCCCCCGACAGCATCTCGGTCGGGTCAGCGGACACAGAAGGCCGGCGCAGCACTAGGGCCGGCAGATGGTGTAGCAGTTCCTTCGGGGCCCTGGCGCCAATGGCGCCAGGGCCCCTCCACGCGTTCCGAGAGAGGTGCAAGTGACAGCAGACGACTCGTACGGCCGTCTCGACGACGACTACCCCGCCTACACCATGGGCCGAGCCGCCGACATGCTCGGCACCACCCCGGGCTTCCTGCGCGCCATCGGCGAAGCCCGCCTGATCACCCCGCTGCGCCCCAAGGGCGGCCACCGCCGCTACTCCCGCTACCAGCTGCGCATCGCGGCCCGCGCCCGGGAACTCGTCGACCACGGCACCCCCGTCGAGGCCGCCTGCCGCATCGTCATCCTCGAAGACCAGCTCGAAGAAGCCCAGCGCATCAACGCCGAGCACCGCCGCGCCGCCGAATCACCCAAGCCCCCGGCCGCGGCATGAGAGGAGCGTGTCCGCCGGTATCGGCGGACACCGCCCGCACGGTCCCGGTCTGCGGCGTGATCGTTCCAGTGGTGACGCGGTGTGCGGCCGTGTAGCGTCTGCGTCAGCTGTCGTGGTTCGGAGTTCCCCTTTGCCCACGCCTTGGTGTGGGCGTTTTGCTGTGCTGTGCCGCAGGAACCAGGGCGATCACCTCTGCCTTCCACATGGAGTGGGAGGCGTTCATCGACTGGAAGGCATGACTATGGCTACGGGAACCGTGAAGTGGTTCAACGCGGAAAAAGGCTTCGGCTTCATCGCCCAGGACGGGGGCGGCCCGGATGTCTTCGCGCACTACTCCGCGATCAACTCCTCTGGCTTTCGTGAGCTCCAGGAGGGCCAGGCCGTGACGTTCGACGTCACCCAGGGCCAAAAGGGCCCGCAGGCCGAGAACATCAACCCGGCCTGACCTCGCAGCCTTGCCCGAGGGACCGGGCACTTCGCGGCCGGTGACTGCCGCGGCCCGTGCGGGCCGTGTTTTCAGCCGGACAAGGGGACCCGCTTTCGTGCCGGGCGCCGACAGGACCTGTCGTGCACAGGATCGGGGCCGCGCAGCAATGGCTGCGCGGCCCCGATCCGTTGAGGTGCATCCGGGGCGACGCGACCTCGGCCGGAAAATTCCTGAACTCGGTCGCTCCAAGCGTTGTCCCGGACTCGGCCGCCTCACCGTCGAGTTGCCGTTGAGCCGAGGGCCACGACGTTACGTCCAGGTCGCCGGCGCGCAGTTCGTCGGCGACCAGGGTTGCTCGCAAGGTGCAGCAGCACCGAGCCGGATGAGTACGGATACGGGGCCGGGTCTGCGCGCCACGTGCAGGCTCGGGTGCCGCGTGCCCTGCGTGGCTGTCTGGAGGAGCAGACGTTCAGACGCTGGTCCAGGCGTCGAAAAAGGCTTTCCGTCCAGCCGGATCGTCCGACCTGCGGTCTGCATGCAGGACGCGCCAGGCGGTGAGCTCGAGATCTCGGAGCCACAGTTCTCCGATGACCTGTGTCTTGAGGTCGGGAAGATCGTCGGACTCGGCGAGGGCTTGACCGATCACCTCCCCGGCCGCGACGCGCTGGGGTGGGGTCATCTCATAGACGGCCGAGAGGATCTGTCGGGCCAGGACGGTTCCTTCTCCTGCCAGGGAACGCAGCACCTGAGCCTTGATGTTGACGGGGAGCAGGTACGCGGTGCCCGATGACCTCCACAGGTCCGACCAGAAGCGTTCTCCTGCCTTGGTGGGGGTAGGCAGCGCGGCCAGCAACCCGAGGAGATGGCCGGTGGCCGCATAGCCATCGGAGTGGGCAGCTGCGACGACTGCGATGCCGGCGACGCCCTCCACATCGAGATGGCCGGCTTCGAGATGCGAAGCCAGACCCAATTGATGTTCCAGCTGGTGTGCCAGGGGGGCGGATACGTGGGGGCGGACCTCAGGAAGCATCGGCGATCCTTGTGCGTAGGCGAGCGGAGATGCCCGTTCTGGAGCCCTGATCGTTCCCATGACCAGCCGATCTATTCGGCTTCGGCAGGCCCTATCGGCGGCAGCGTCTACGGAGCTGGGGCTCACCCTCGCGAACCAGCCCATGCCCGGCGACGTGGCCCTGAGGTTCTGGACCGACCTCCCCTCATGCTGTCGGAGTGAGGTCTTTTAGCATGACCGCATGGCTGCCAGTCACGCCCAGGTGCCCGAGAGAGGACGAGAAGCTGTGTCCCGCGACGCCGCTGAAGTCGAGTATGGTCACGTCGCCTCAGCGCGTGGAGAGCGCCGTGAGGACGGATTACCCGGCGGATCACAAGGCGACCATGCAGGGGAGAAGGCCCACTCGGTTGCTGCTCTGGTGGAGCGGGCGGCCGACCTGGCCGAACCGATCAAGCCGAGGTTGCGTGGCTGGCTCCATGCCGGAATGGTCCCCGCCGCGCTGATCGCAGGCGTCGTACTCATCTGCCTGGCCCGTACTCCGCAGGCAGTCCTGGCCTGCGCCGTGTATTCGGTCACCGCCTGGCTGCTGTTCGCAACGAGCGCCATCTACCACCGAGGTACCTGGGGACCGCTGGGCGAGGCTCTTCTACGACGTCTCGACCACGCCAACATCTTCCTGATCATCGCCGGCACCTGCACGCCCCTGGCCGTGCTCCTCCTCCCGCCGGAACAGCGGTCCATGCTGCTGTGGATCGTGTGGGCGGGCGCGTTGGCCGGCATCGCGTTCCGGGTTCTGTGGGTGGGAGCTCCGCGCTGGCTGTACACCCCGTGTTACCTGGCCTTGGGGTGGGCGCCGGTGCGCTACCTGCCTGACTTCCTGCACACCGGCGGAGCGACCGTACTCGCCCTGATCGTGGCGGGCGGTCTCCTCTACAGCGCGGGCGCGGTCGTCTACGCCCTCCAGCGACCCGACCCCTCGCCCCGCTGGTTCGGCTTCCATGAGGTGTTCCACGCCCTGACCGTGGCAGCCTTCACCGCGCACTATGTCGCCATCTCCCTCACCACCTACTGACCCCGCGACAGTGTTCCGGCCCGTGCTGCTCATCGCCCATGTTGCCGTGCGCTGGACCGCGCCGGGCCGGGCGGTCGCTGAGGCATCACCCCGCGCGTGAAAGCCGTCCGCCGTCTGGCCCGCAAGTGGGCTGCTCTCCAGGGTGTGACGCTCCGTAGACAGGTAAGGAGGAAGGAGCGAGAGAAAGACGAGACAGCGGTCTTCAGCTGACCTGCGACGGAGGAGGCCCCGTGTTCGAGGCGGAAGACATCAGGGAATGGCGAGGCCACGACGTGGTCGACCATGAGCGGCACAAGATCGGCGTCCTGGAAGCGGTCTACGTCGACACGGCCACGGACCGGCCCGCGTTCGCGACGGTCACGGTCGGCCTGCCGACCCGGCACCGGCTGGTGTTCGTCCCCCTGGCCGACGCGACGGTCGGTCCGGGATATCTGAAGGTCGCCTACGACAAGAAGCAGGTCAAGGAAGCGCCCTCGATCGGCACGGACGGCGAACTGCTCGCGGAGGACGAGAAGACGGTCTTCGCGCACTACGAGCTCGCCTACCGGACGGGTGCGGGCGGCGAACGTCGCCTCGCCCGCCGCTGATGCCCCACCAACTTCCCCTCCCACGAGGTGACACGCATGGCCCTCTTCCTCCTGCTGGTCATTGTGGCCATCGTGCTCGGCGTCATCGGAGTGGTGGCGAAGGGTCTGTTTTACCTGCTGGTCATCGGTGTGGTGGTCCTGGTCGCCGACTTCGTTCTCCT
Coding sequences within it:
- a CDS encoding siderophore-interacting protein, which gives rise to MSLPPNSGRPRGEGRPRGEGRPGGPRRRPPRQVEVVDVRPLTPRMVAVVFAGESLAGFAEPAPTAHIKLFLPDAEGNVARPVVGPDGHLEWPDGRPTMRTYTPRRFDAEAGTLEVWFVLHGDGPAARWAAQAEPGSRAAIGGPGGRFSVDPTATSWWIGGDESALPAIATLLEALPDDVTGQVHLEVEGPEARIGLPAPAGVEVTWHDRVGEPGAALVDALHRAGLGDDTHVWIACEASAVRKARSYLLDDRVLPRPHVTTRGYWRVGEANHPDHDFGED
- a CDS encoding ATP-binding protein; the protein is MNMMTVNATTVRFTTAVADARDTARAFLEGLRQPAMAPEIADTVVLVVSELVTNALRHGGGTCTLDLTAHPDSIEVAVHDPSRHVPRMRTPDLNGGTGGFGWPMVNRLARSTAVTRRASGGKTVSACLTR
- a CDS encoding helix-turn-helix domain-containing protein encodes the protein MTADDSYGRLDDDYPAYTMGRAADMLGTTPGFLRAIGEARLITPLRPKGGHRRYSRYQLRIAARARELVDHGTPVEAACRIVILEDQLEEAQRINAEHRRAAESPKPPAAA
- a CDS encoding cold-shock protein, giving the protein MATGTVKWFNAEKGFGFIAQDGGGPDVFAHYSAINSSGFRELQEGQAVTFDVTQGQKGPQAENINPA
- the trhA gene encoding PAQR family membrane homeostasis protein TrhA — protein: MERAADLAEPIKPRLRGWLHAGMVPAALIAGVVLICLARTPQAVLACAVYSVTAWLLFATSAIYHRGTWGPLGEALLRRLDHANIFLIIAGTCTPLAVLLLPPEQRSMLLWIVWAGALAGIAFRVLWVGAPRWLYTPCYLALGWAPVRYLPDFLHTGGATVLALIVAGGLLYSAGAVVYALQRPDPSPRWFGFHEVFHALTVAAFTAHYVAISLTTY
- a CDS encoding PRC-barrel domain-containing protein, whose product is MFEAEDIREWRGHDVVDHERHKIGVLEAVYVDTATDRPAFATVTVGLPTRHRLVFVPLADATVGPGYLKVAYDKKQVKEAPSIGTDGELLAEDEKTVFAHYELAYRTGAGGERRLARR